In the genome of Bacillus thuringiensis, the window CGGTGAGACTTCTTTGAATTCAAGATATTTTTGATCAAATTCCTTTAGCTTCTTCATATTATTATACGATGCTTCAATATCCACTTGTCTTCCATTATATCCAGGTGTTGCCTTCCATATTTTATCAATCATCGCATTTTGAGGTGCAATCTCATACTGTTTTGCATGCTTTTGAATTTCTTTATGCAAGTTATCTTGTGCAAAAACAGAATAAGAGCCTAAACTGACATATAAAGAAAATATACATATGTATGCCAATATACGAACTTTCATATAAACCCTCCCAAATTAGCTATATAAAAACATTTTCTTCTTATCTTTGTTAATTTGAGCGTTATAATGAAAACTATACCTATACCGACATAAAAATATATGAACATCATGTTTTTTACATAACAAAAAAAGCCAGTTTAACTGGCTTTTACTTATTGCTGCTCTTGTTTGTTTTCTTCTTTAGCAGCTTCTTTTTCTTGCTCTTCTTTTAGCAATACTTTTCTAGATAGATTTACGCGACCTTGCTTGTCAATCTCGATAACTTTAACTGTAATTACATCACCGATTTTCACAACGTCTTCTACTTTACCTACACGCTCAAGTGCAAGTTCAGAAATATGAACTAATCCATCTTTACCGCTGAATAATTCAACGAAAGCACCAAATTTCTCAACACGCTTCACTTTTCCTTCGTAGATCTCACCTACTTGTACTTCGCGAACGATATCTTCGATAATCTTCTTAGCTTTGTCGTTCATTTCTTGATTTATTGATGAAATGAATACTGTACCATCTTGCTCGATGTCAATTTTAACGCCAGTTTCTTCAATAATTTTATTGATTTGTTTACCGCTTGGTCCAATAACGTCACGGATTTTATCTGGGTTAATTGTCATTGTAATAATCTTTGGAGCGTAAGCTGATAATTCAGTACGTGGCTCTGCAATAACAGATAACATATGATTTAGAATGTGCACACGACCAATTTTCGCTTGTTGTAATGCCTCTTCTAAAATCTCACGTGATAAACCATCGATTTTAATGTCCATTTGCAGTGCAGTTACACCTTGTGCTGTACCTGCTACTTTAAAGTCCATATCACCTAAATGATCTTCCATACCTTGAATATCAGATAAAATTGTGTAATGCTCACCAGATTTAACTAGACCCATTGCAATACCTGCAACTGGAGCTTTAAGTGGAACACCCGCATCCATCATTGCTAAAGTACTACCACAAATACTTGCTTGTGAAGTAGAACCATTTGATTCTAATACTTCAGATACAAGGCGTACTGTGTATGGGAAATCTTTTTCAGATGGAATTACAGGCTCAAGTGCGCGCTCTCCTAGTGCACCGTGACCAATTTCACGACGACCTGGTCCACGCATCGGTCTTGTTTCACCAACACTAAATGATGGGAAATTGTAATGGTGCATAAAGCGTTTTGATTCTTCTACACCAAGACCATCTAAAATTTGCACATCGCCTAATGCACCTAATGTACAAATACTTAATGCTTGTGTTTGTCCACGTGTGAATAAACCAGAACCGTGTGTACGAGATAAAATACCAACCTCTGATGCTAAAGGACGGATTTCATCACCTTTACGGCCATCTGGGCGAATTTTTTCAACTGTAATAAGACGACGTACTTCTTCTTTTACAATTTTATATAAAATCTCATTTACTTGTCCTAATGTATCAGCGTCAGCTTCCTCAGCTTCGTAATGCTCAATTACACGCTTTTTCACTTCGTTAATTGCATCTTCACGTGCATGTTTCTCATGTACTTGAATTGCAGAATGCATATCCTTCTCAGCCATTTCACGTACAGCTTGATTAAGATCAGCGTCAACTTCATAAAGTTTCACTTCTGATTTCTCTTTACCTACAGCTTGTACAATCTCTTCTTGGAATGCAATTAAACGTTTAATTTCGTCATGACCAAACATAATTGCTTCTAACATTGTTTCTTCAGGCACTTGATCTGCTCCTGCTTCAACCATGTTAATCGCATCTTTCGTACCAGCTACAACTAAGTGGATATCACTTTGTTCTTGCTGTTCTACTGTTGGATTAATAACGAATTCGCCATTAATACGACCAACTGTCGCACCAGCGATTGGACCTTCAAATGGAATATCTGAAATCGATAACGCTAATGAAGAACCAAGCATAGCTGCCATTTCAGAAGAACAATCTTGATCAACACTCATTACAATGCTGACAACTTGTACTTCGTTACGGAAACCATCTGCGAATAGCGGACGAATTGGACGGTCGATTAAACGACTTGCCAAAATTGCTTTTTCACTTGGACGACCTTCACGCTTAATAAAACCGCCAGGAATTTTTCCGACTGCATATAAACGCTCTTCATAGTTTACTGTAAGTGGGAAAAAATCTACATTTTTAGCTTCTTTTGATGCAGTTGCTGTAGATAGAACCGCTGTATCGCCATATCTTACTAATACTGCTCCGTTCGCTTGTTTTGCAAGCTGACCAGTTTCAACTGTTAGCTGGCGACCAGCTAAATCTATCGAGAAGACTTGCTTTTCTTGACTCATTTAAGTACCCCTCTCAATTTAAAGTATTCAATTCTTCTATGTAAATGGATAGTATATCACAATATTCTACCTCTAGTATTGCCTAAAATTAAGTAAGCTATAAAGCGTAGAAGATATATTTTTACCTAACAAAAAAGCGGGAATATTCCCGCTTCTTTGACTATCGACGTAAGCCAAGCTTTGTGATTAATTCACGGTAACGTGTGATATCGCTATTACGAAGGTAAGTTAGTAAGTTACGACGTTTACCAACCATCTTTAATAGACCACGACGTGAATGATGATCTTTCTTGTGAGTACGTAAGTGCTCGTTTAGAGTGTTAATTTGCTCCGTTAGGACAGCAATTTGAACCTCTGGAGAACCAGTATCAGTCTCATGAGTTCTAAATTGTGCAATGATTTCATTTTTACGCTCTTGTGTTAAAGCCATCCTATTTCACCTCCTATTAATTAAACCCCCAATTACCTAGCAAGCGTCGGTGAGTCGCAATGCCAAGCAATGGTTGTCATAAAGTACATAACATAGAATACTACTTTTCATTTGAAAAAGCAAGTATATTCTTTTCGCTCGCAAAATATTCTTGTGCTGTTTTCTTATCTTTTGCGATTTGTTCAACTAACTCATCAATGCCATTGAATTTCTTCTCTTCTCTTATACGCATATGCCACTCTACTGTAACATTTTGATCGTATATATCTTTGTTAAATTCAAATAAGTGCACTTCAATTGATAATTGACGCTCATCTTCTTTAAAAGTCGGTTTATATCCAATATTACATACACCATCGTACCATTCATCGTGAACTTTTAATCTCACTGCATAAACACCTACAGGTGGCAATAAATACTCATCACTTAAACCTACATTAGCTGTTGGAAAACCAATTTGACGCCCACGTTTGTCGCCGTGTATAACTGTTCCCGCTACAGTATAGGCTCTACCTAAAATAGATGGAATTTGTTCCATTTCGCCATTTCGAATTAACTTTCGTAATGCTGTAGAACTTACTTTCTCTTCTTGAAATTCAACTTTTTCAATCACAGTCTGTGTAAACTCCCCTCTTGCATGAAATGGTAAAGTCTCCATCTTTCCTTTTCCTAAACGTCCATATGAATAATCAAACCCTGCTACTACATGCTTTACATTTAAACCAATAATATAATCATCTACAAATTGTTGCGGTAATAACCCTGCAAATGATTCATCAAATTTAATCACATATAATATATCGATTCCTAAGCTTTCGACTATTTTTTCTTTATCACGCATTGGTGTAATATACTCCACATGCGCATCCTTTTTCCCTAAAACAACAGATGGGTGAGGATGAAATGTCATAACTGCACTTTTATATCCTCGGTCGTCCGCTATTTTTTTCGCAGTTCGAATTACACATTGATGTCCTAAATGAATGCCATCAAAAAATCCTAATGCCATTACAGTAGGTGGTAATTCTAATTTTTTTTGTTCATGTGGATGAGTTAAATGAATAAGTTTCACGCTTGAATTCACCTTTTTCTGTAATAATCCTTCCAATAATTCATTATAGCTTTAGTTCTTGATTATTCACAAGTACTTTCATCGGCTTTAACATGCCAGGATGTTTCGGATGATGTTCATAAATTGCTAAGCAACGATCATTTTCATCAAACACTGTAATAAATGGTGCTGTTATTTCTAATTCATTCTTTAAGAACATACCATTCTTGATTTTCTCTGCTTGCTTTTCATCTACAACCATTTTTGGAAACTTACTTAATGCTTCATCAATTGAAATGAAGATAGACTCTACTGTTCCATTTTGCACGTTTTCTTCAATTTCTTCAAATGATATGCAATCTTCTAATAAAAATTCACCAGATGCCGTTCTTACAAGGTGAGACATATGTGATGGGAAACCAAGTTTCTCCCCGATCATTACCGCTAACGTTCTTACATATGTTCCTTTACTACACGTTACACGGAAACGGAATGAAATATTTTCTCCTTCAAAAACTTCACGGTCATCAAGTAATACGAATTCATGAATCGTAATTGTACGAACTGGACGTTCCACCTCTTGTCCTGCTCTTGCATATTCATATAATTTTTTCCCGTTTACTTTTACAGCTGAGAACATTGGTGGCATTTGTTCAATCGTGCCTGTTAATTCAGCTAGTACCTCTTCTACTTCTTTACGTGTAATAACACGGTTTACATCTTGTTTCTCCACAACTTCACCAGAAGCATCTTCTGTTGTTGTTGAAAACCCTAATGTTACTTCACCTTCATATGTTTTCGTTTCACTTGTTAAAAATTGTGCAATCTTCGTTGCTCTCCCCACACAAAGTGGTAATACTCCCGTTACATCTGGGTCTAATGTTCCCGTATGACCAATTCTCTTTTCTCGCAATACCTTTCTTAATTTAAATACACAATCATGTGATGTCATGCCTTTTGGCTTATGTAATAATACTACACCTTCCATATATGTTCACCTCATCATAATTCTTTCGTAGTAAATATCCAAAACTTATTTTGCATTGAAAAAATGGATAGACAAATGTCTATCCATTATTCTTCACGTTTACCGTCTTTATTAATTTCATGTAAAAGTGTATCAATTCGATGACCATATCCGATAGACTCATCAAACTCAAAGGTAATTTCCGGTGTTTTACGAAGACGAATACGTTGGCCAATTTCTGAACGAATAAAGCCTTTTGCCTTCGCTAAACCTTTTAACGTATTTTCTTTCTGTTCTTCGTCACCTAAAACAGAAATATATACTTTGGCAATTTGCAAATCACCACTCACTTGTACATCTGTTACTGTAACAAATCCGATACGTGGGTCTTTAATTTTACGACTAATGATGTCGCCTAATTCTTTTTTCATTTGCTCGCCTACACGGTTTGCACGTAATTTCATAACTCTTCACCTCATTCAATACCATTCCAATTGTGTTATCGTACGTTCAATTTCAGGAAATGAATCGATGTACTCCAGTACACGATTCATTTCTTTTTCACAGATAACACGATTTGAGGATACGGAGACAATCGCAATTTCTGTACGTTGCCATACATCTTGATGCCCAACTTCAGAAACAGCTACATTATAGCGCTGTTTCACACGAGTTAGCACTCGTTGCAAAATTGCCCGTTTCTCTTTTAAAGAATGCACATCGTAAATCATACACTCGAATGAGAGTGAAGCGACAATCATCGCTTCACTTCTTCCATAACGTATGCTTCAATGATGTCCCCTTCTTTAAGGTCATTATATCTCTCAATTGTAATACCACACTCATAGTTTTGTGCAACTTCTTTTACGTCGTCTTTGAAACGTTTTAACGTATCAAGTTGTCCTTCGAAAATTACGATACCATCGCGGATAATACGAACGCCACTATCGCGTGTAATTTTACCGTCAATTACGTAACAACCTGCGATTGTTCCAACTTTTGTTACCTTGAATGTTTGACGAACTTCCGCTTGACCGATTACTTTTTCTTCGAATTCTGGATCCAGCATACCTTGCATTGCTAATTCAATTTCTTCGATTACTTTGTAGATAATGCGGTGTAAGCGAACATCAACGTTCTCTAATTCAGCTGTACGCTTCGCGTTCACATCCGGACGTACGTTAAATCCAATTACAATTGCATTAGATGCAGAAGCTAAAATAATATCAGATTCTGTAATCGCACCTACACCAGTGTGAATGATTTTAACTTTTACGCCTTCAACATCAATTTTACGAAGTGACGCTGCCATCGCTTCAACAGAACCTTGTACGTCTGCTTTTACGATTAAGTTGATTTCTTTTACATCGCTCTCTTGGATTTGTTGGAATAAATCTTCAAGGCTTAATTTAGATTTCTCACCACGTTGTGCAACTAACGCTTCTTGTGCACGTGATTCACCGATTTGACGAGCTTTCTTCTCATCAGCGAATGCCATGAAACGATCTCCAGCCTGTGGTACTTCATTTAAACCTGTAATTTCAACAGGAGTTGATGGACCAGCAACTTTTACACGACGACCAATATCACTTACCATTGCACGAACACGCCCGAATGAAGTTCCAACAACGATTGGATCTCCAACTCGAAGTGTACCGTTTTGAACTAATAATGTCGCGATAGTTCCTTTACCTTTATCAAGCTGTGCTTCAATTACAGTACCCGTTGCATAACGATTTGGGTTTGCTTTATATTCTTCTACTTCACTTACAAGAAGAATCATCTCTAGCAAGTTGTCAATTCCCTCGCCTTGGATTGCAGAAATTGGTACGAAAATTGTATCTCCGCCCCAAGCTTCTGGAACTAATTCATATTCTGTTAATTCTTGCATTACACGATCAGGATTCGCCGCTGGTTTATCCATTTTATTCACAGCAACAATAATTGGTACTCCAGCTGCTTTTGCATGGCTAATCGCTTCAACTGTTTGTGGCATAACACCATCATCAGCTGCAACAACAAGGATTGTAATATCAGTTACTTGCGCACCACGAGCACGCATCGTTGTAAATGCCGCGTGACCAGGCGTATCTAAGAATGTAATTTTCTTATCATTTACTTCAACTTGGTATGCACCGATATGTTGAGTAATTCCACCCGCTTCGCCAGCAGTTACTTTTGAATTACGAATAGAGTCAAGTAATGTTGTTTTACCATGGTCAACGTGTCCCATAATCGTAACAACAGCTGGACGCTCTTTTAAGTTTTCTTCATCATCTTGCTCATCAATGAATGTTTCAAACTCAGTTTCACTTACAACTATTTCTTCTTCTACTTCAATACCGTAATCAGTAGCAATTAACTCAATTGTATCTTTATCTAAATCTTGGTTAATTGTCGCCATAATTCCTAGCATGAAGAGCTTTTTAATAATTTCAGATGGCTCTTTGCTTAACTTTTTAGCAAGTTCACCTACTGTAAGGCTTCCAGAGAAAGTAATTTTATCTGGTGTTTCTACTATTTGCGTTTGTTGTCTTCCAGCAAAGTTATCTTGACGTTTGTCTTCATTTCCTTTGCCTTTTTTCTTTTTCTTGTTGCTGTTCTTTTTACTGCGAACAACTTTCTCTTCTACTTCAAACTCATCTGCAACAGAAGGTTTTTCCGCTCCAGTGTTATATTCATTATCTAATTTGTTTACTACTTCATCTTCTAACATTGTCATATGATTCGAAACCTCGATATTCATCTCTTTAAGTTTTGTCATAAGATCTTTACTTGAGATATTATTTTTTTTTGCATATTCATGTACTCGAATTTTACTCATACCTTCACCCCCGGTAATTTGTATCGAGCATGCTACGTAGCTTTTTCGCAAAGCCTTCATCTAACACAGCTACAACGACTCGCTCGTCTCTCCCAATCGCATGCCCTAATTGTTGTCGATTTTCGACTTTTTTCATTGGTACGTTGTAGTACGTCGTTTTATCAGTGATACGTTTAGTAGTGTTCGCTGACGCATCTTCAGAAAGCAATACGAGCTTTGCTTTACCACTTCGTACTTCCTTTAAAACGAGTTCTTCACCCGAAATGATTTTTCGAGCGCGATTTGCTAGTCCTAAAAACGATTTCCAATCGGACACTTATTTCGACTCCTTCTCAACAAGCTCAAGAAGCTCTTCGTACAGAGAACTGTCGATTTTCGCTTTTAGATGATGTTCCAAAATGTTTTTCTTTTGGGCTTGCATAATGCATTCTTTATCTTTTGACAAATATGCACCTCGTCCTGATTTTTTTCCAGATAAATCAATAGACACTTCGCCCTCTTTGGAACGAACAATGCGAACGAGCTCTCGTTTTGATTTCATCTCTTGCGTCGCGATACATTTTCGTAACGGAACTTTTCGATTGCTCATACTCATCACCTCTATTCGATTTCGTCTTCAACTGAATCGAATCCGAATGCGATTACGCTATCTTCTTCTGTTACAATTCCAAGTTGTTTCGCATCAGACTCGCTTTTAATATCGATTTTCCAGCCTGTTAATTTAGCTGCAAGACGCGCATTTTGTCCACGCTTACCGATAGCTAATGATAGCTGGTGGTCTGGAACCACAACAGTTGTTGCTTTTTCATCTTCATCTACAAGTACTTTAACAACTTGTGATGGGCTTAAAGCATTTGCAACATATTCAACTGGATCATTTGACCAGCGAACGATGTCAATCTTTTCACCTTTTAGTTCATCTACAACACGTTGTACACGTTGTCCTTTCGGTCCTACGCAAGAACCAACTGGATCAACATCAATGTTTTCTGCATGCACAGAGATTTTAGAACGATCTCCTGCTTCGCGCGCTACAGAGCGAATTTCTACAGTTCCATCATAAATTTCTGGAACTTCCATTTCGAATAAACGTTTTAAAAGACCAGGATGTGTACGTGATACGTAAATTTGTGGTCCTTTTGTTGTCTTTTCTACTTTTGTAATAAATACGCGAATACGATCATGTGGCTTATATTGCTCATTTGGCATTTGCTCACTTACAGGTAATAAAGCTTCTACTTTACCTAAGCTTACGTAGATGAAACGAGCATCTTGGCGTTGTACAATACCAACCATAATGTCTTCTTCACGATCACTAAATTCTGAGTAAATAACACCACGTTCTGCTTCACGAACTCGTTGTGTTACAACTTGTTTTGCAGTTTGCGCTGCAATACGACCAAAATCTTTTGGCGTTACTTCAATTTCTAGTACGTCGCCATCTTGGTAGTTTGGATTAATTTGTCTTGCCTCTTCTACAGAGATTTCAAGACGTGGATCAAACACATTATCAACAACGTCCTTACGTGCTAAAACTTGAATTGTTCCCACTTCTGGGTTAAAGCTCACACGAACGTTTTGTGCTTGGTTAAAATTGCGTTTATAAGCAGAGATTAACGCTGCTTCAATCGCATCAATAATAATATCTTTACTAATACCTTTTTCTGACTCTAATACGAGCAAAGCATCTAACAACTCAGTGCTCATGAAGATCCCCCTTCTTACTAAAACGTAACAGCAAGTCGCGCATTTGCAACTTTATCCATTGGAATTTGGATTTCTTTTTTACGTGTTTTAATTGTTAATAGTAGTGTAATTGTAGTACCGTCGTAGGAAAGTAACTTTCCTTCAAACATCTTTTCGCCATCAATCGGCTCATATGTTTTAATTGCCACTTGTTTTCCTACCGCTTGCTGGAAGTCTTTCTCTTTCTTTAATGGGCGTTCTGCTCCAGGAGATGATACATCCAAAAAGTAAAGGTGAGGAATTGGATCCTCTTTATCTAAAGCTTCGCTTAAACGTTCACTTACCGCACCGCATTCTTCAATGTCGACTCCCTTTTCAGAATCGATGAATACGCGTAAGAACCAGTCTTGTCCTTCTTTCACATACTCTACATCTACAAGTTCAAGATTTAACTCTTCAACGATTGGCTGCGCAAATGCTTCTACAACTTCTGTGACTTTCTTATCCATAAACAGCCTCCTTCCTGCCGCCATGTACCATTTACAAGAAAAGATCCCGTTCATAAGACGGTCTATCTTATTCTTTCTCGTTAGCTAACAAAAGCCCCTGCCGTTAAGCAGGGAATATCTGTCTTAGTATTACCAAATTTAAGAAGTAAAACTTGTAACAAAATATGTATATACGACAGAAATGTCTTTACTATCTACATGAATAAAATGTAGATAGTAACACGAAAGAGTGGGTTTCCCCACTCTCTTTTTCACAAAATATACATGACATGGTTATCTCGGTTTATAGTATACCATAGCAAATATTGATTTGCAAAGACTTTTCCTACCTATTAGAACAGTGATAATTGGTTTTGATCCGGCAAATCTCCTAAACAACCTTGGCTATCTAAATACTCAATAATTGTTTTCGAAACCTTACTCCGCTGCTGTAAGTCTTCTTTTGATAAGAAGTCTCCATTTTTACGCGCTTCCACAATACTTAAGGCTGCGTTCGTACCAAGACCAGGCACTGCATTAAATGGAGGAATTAAAGTATCCCCATCAATAATAAACTCAGTTGCATGCGAGCGGTATAAATCGACCTTTTGGAATGAATATCCACGCTCACACATTTCCAGTGTCATTTCTAGTACTGTTAATAAACTCTTCTCTTTCGGCGCTGCATCCAATCCTTTTTGAGCAATTTCATCAATTTTCACACGTATGGATGCTGAACCTTTCGCCATCGCCTCTACGTCAAAATCATCTGCACGAACTGTAAAATATGCCGCATAGAATAAAAGTGCAAAATGTACTTTAAAGTATGCGATACGCACAGCCATAAGTACGTAAGCAGCCGCATGGGCTTTAGGGAACATGTATTTAATCTTCTTACATGAATCAATATACCAACCTGGTACATTATTACCTTTCATGTCATCTTCCCATTCTTCC includes:
- the pnp gene encoding polyribonucleotide nucleotidyltransferase, with the protein product MSQEKQVFSIDLAGRQLTVETGQLAKQANGAVLVRYGDTAVLSTATASKEAKNVDFFPLTVNYEERLYAVGKIPGGFIKREGRPSEKAILASRLIDRPIRPLFADGFRNEVQVVSIVMSVDQDCSSEMAAMLGSSLALSISDIPFEGPIAGATVGRINGEFVINPTVEQQEQSDIHLVVAGTKDAINMVEAGADQVPEETMLEAIMFGHDEIKRLIAFQEEIVQAVGKEKSEVKLYEVDADLNQAVREMAEKDMHSAIQVHEKHAREDAINEVKKRVIEHYEAEEADADTLGQVNEILYKIVKEEVRRLITVEKIRPDGRKGDEIRPLASEVGILSRTHGSGLFTRGQTQALSICTLGALGDVQILDGLGVEESKRFMHHYNFPSFSVGETRPMRGPGRREIGHGALGERALEPVIPSEKDFPYTVRLVSEVLESNGSTSQASICGSTLAMMDAGVPLKAPVAGIAMGLVKSGEHYTILSDIQGMEDHLGDMDFKVAGTAQGVTALQMDIKIDGLSREILEEALQQAKIGRVHILNHMLSVIAEPRTELSAYAPKIITMTINPDKIRDVIGPSGKQINKIIEETGVKIDIEQDGTVFISSINQEMNDKAKKIIEDIVREVQVGEIYEGKVKRVEKFGAFVELFSGKDGLVHISELALERVGKVEDVVKIGDVITVKVIEIDKQGRVNLSRKVLLKEEQEKEAAKEENKQEQQ
- the rpsO gene encoding 30S ribosomal protein S15, producing the protein MALTQERKNEIIAQFRTHETDTGSPEVQIAVLTEQINTLNEHLRTHKKDHHSRRGLLKMVGKRRNLLTYLRNSDITRYRELITKLGLRR
- the ribF gene encoding bifunctional riboflavin kinase/FAD synthetase, which gives rise to MKLIHLTHPHEQKKLELPPTVMALGFFDGIHLGHQCVIRTAKKIADDRGYKSAVMTFHPHPSVVLGKKDAHVEYITPMRDKEKIVESLGIDILYVIKFDESFAGLLPQQFVDDYIIGLNVKHVVAGFDYSYGRLGKGKMETLPFHARGEFTQTVIEKVEFQEEKVSSTALRKLIRNGEMEQIPSILGRAYTVAGTVIHGDKRGRQIGFPTANVGLSDEYLLPPVGVYAVRLKVHDEWYDGVCNIGYKPTFKEDERQLSIEVHLFEFNKDIYDQNVTVEWHMRIREEKKFNGIDELVEQIAKDKKTAQEYFASEKNILAFSNEK
- the truB gene encoding tRNA pseudouridine(55) synthase TruB; amino-acid sequence: MEGVVLLHKPKGMTSHDCVFKLRKVLREKRIGHTGTLDPDVTGVLPLCVGRATKIAQFLTSETKTYEGEVTLGFSTTTEDASGEVVEKQDVNRVITRKEVEEVLAELTGTIEQMPPMFSAVKVNGKKLYEYARAGQEVERPVRTITIHEFVLLDDREVFEGENISFRFRVTCSKGTYVRTLAVMIGEKLGFPSHMSHLVRTASGEFLLEDCISFEEIEENVQNGTVESIFISIDEALSKFPKMVVDEKQAEKIKNGMFLKNELEITAPFITVFDENDRCLAIYEHHPKHPGMLKPMKVLVNNQELKL
- the rbfA gene encoding 30S ribosome-binding factor RbfA, with the translated sequence MKLRANRVGEQMKKELGDIISRKIKDPRIGFVTVTDVQVSGDLQIAKVYISVLGDEEQKENTLKGLAKAKGFIRSEIGQRIRLRKTPEITFEFDESIGYGHRIDTLLHEINKDGKREE
- a CDS encoding DUF503 domain-containing protein yields the protein MIVASLSFECMIYDVHSLKEKRAILQRVLTRVKQRYNVAVSEVGHQDVWQRTEIAIVSVSSNRVICEKEMNRVLEYIDSFPEIERTITQLEWY
- the infB gene encoding translation initiation factor IF-2 → MSKIRVHEYAKKNNISSKDLMTKLKEMNIEVSNHMTMLEDEVVNKLDNEYNTGAEKPSVADEFEVEEKVVRSKKNSNKKKKKGKGNEDKRQDNFAGRQQTQIVETPDKITFSGSLTVGELAKKLSKEPSEIIKKLFMLGIMATINQDLDKDTIELIATDYGIEVEEEIVVSETEFETFIDEQDDEENLKERPAVVTIMGHVDHGKTTLLDSIRNSKVTAGEAGGITQHIGAYQVEVNDKKITFLDTPGHAAFTTMRARGAQVTDITILVVAADDGVMPQTVEAISHAKAAGVPIIVAVNKMDKPAANPDRVMQELTEYELVPEAWGGDTIFVPISAIQGEGIDNLLEMILLVSEVEEYKANPNRYATGTVIEAQLDKGKGTIATLLVQNGTLRVGDPIVVGTSFGRVRAMVSDIGRRVKVAGPSTPVEITGLNEVPQAGDRFMAFADEKKARQIGESRAQEALVAQRGEKSKLSLEDLFQQIQESDVKEINLIVKADVQGSVEAMAASLRKIDVEGVKVKIIHTGVGAITESDIILASASNAIVIGFNVRPDVNAKRTAELENVDVRLHRIIYKVIEEIELAMQGMLDPEFEEKVIGQAEVRQTFKVTKVGTIAGCYVIDGKITRDSGVRIIRDGIVIFEGQLDTLKRFKDDVKEVAQNYECGITIERYNDLKEGDIIEAYVMEEVKR
- a CDS encoding YlxQ family RNA-binding protein: MSDWKSFLGLANRARKIISGEELVLKEVRSGKAKLVLLSEDASANTTKRITDKTTYYNVPMKKVENRQQLGHAIGRDERVVVAVLDEGFAKKLRSMLDTNYRG
- the rnpM gene encoding RNase P modulator RnpM, coding for MSNRKVPLRKCIATQEMKSKRELVRIVRSKEGEVSIDLSGKKSGRGAYLSKDKECIMQAQKKNILEHHLKAKIDSSLYEELLELVEKESK
- the nusA gene encoding transcription termination factor NusA, coding for MSTELLDALLVLESEKGISKDIIIDAIEAALISAYKRNFNQAQNVRVSFNPEVGTIQVLARKDVVDNVFDPRLEISVEEARQINPNYQDGDVLEIEVTPKDFGRIAAQTAKQVVTQRVREAERGVIYSEFSDREEDIMVGIVQRQDARFIYVSLGKVEALLPVSEQMPNEQYKPHDRIRVFITKVEKTTKGPQIYVSRTHPGLLKRLFEMEVPEIYDGTVEIRSVAREAGDRSKISVHAENIDVDPVGSCVGPKGQRVQRVVDELKGEKIDIVRWSNDPVEYVANALSPSQVVKVLVDEDEKATTVVVPDHQLSLAIGKRGQNARLAAKLTGWKIDIKSESDAKQLGIVTEEDSVIAFGFDSVEDEIE
- the rimP gene encoding ribosome maturation factor RimP, encoding MDKKVTEVVEAFAQPIVEELNLELVDVEYVKEGQDWFLRVFIDSEKGVDIEECGAVSERLSEALDKEDPIPHLYFLDVSSPGAERPLKKEKDFQQAVGKQVAIKTYEPIDGEKMFEGKLLSYDGTTITLLLTIKTRKKEIQIPMDKVANARLAVTF